The window TCCAGAGTGGAGCCGGCGATTACCTGCTGGGCATCAAGCGGCTGCGGCGGCTGTACTGCAACGTGGGCATCGGCTTCCACTTGCAGGTGCTCCCCGACGGTCGCATAGGCGGCGTGCACGCGGACACGAGCGACAGTGAGTGGGGCCGGCTGAGCGGGATGGGTGGGGGATCGGGAGCAGCAGCTGCCTCTTCCAACTCACCCAAAGACACACGGAGGCCGGGGGGCGGTCACCTGCCCGCGGGCCCTTGGAACTGGGCTGTCTCGGGTTCCTGTCCCGTATGTCGCAGGGACTTGGGGAGGCAAGCACTTTTGGCTCAGCAGCGGCCAAAGGGACCGGCTTTGCGCACAGCGGCAGCCGAGCCCCGCCTCCCCGCCTTCGGAAGCCCCGGCTGCCGCGCCGAATTCCAGCGCCTTCGCCCGCCTGTGGGCACAGCCACTGGCACCCACTGGGGGGCCGGAAAAGCGCGCTCAGGCTGAGGCCGGTCTTGGAAGCTTCCGCAGCCACCAGGGCAGCGTGGTCCTGCAGTCCTGAACTGCACACCCACCCTAGAAATTAGGTTCCCAGAGGCGCACAGGCCAATGGGCAGAGTGAGCCAAGGGTCACCTGCCTTGGCATGACCTGCACTCACTCCCAGGTCTGCTGGAGCTCTCCCCAGTGGAACGGGGCATCGTGAGCATCTTCGGAGTGGCCAGCAGATTCTTTGTGGCCATGAGCAGCAAGGGGAAGCTCTATGGCTCGGTGAGTACCCTGGAGCTGGACAGGCACCCTCCTGGGGGTAGTGTGCTGGCCTGGCAGGATTGCGACCCTCTCCCAGGCCCATCTCTGCGGGGGGTCACAGGTCCCAAGGCTGGTGGGCAGCCCCACCCCTGGACCACAGAAGTGCCCAGAGACAGGCTGGATGGCCAGGGGTCAGTCCAGACAAAGGGAGCCTCCCAGTTCCTGCCCTTGCTGAGTGGGCATCTCCTGACCCTGTGAAAGGGGCCGTTGGAGCTCCGGTCCGTGCCCAGTGGGCTGGGTCCCCGCGAGGAAGTGGAGATGAAGTCCTCAGGCTGTGAGGTGCCTGGCAGGAGGCCAGCACCCCAGCTGTTGTGGGCTGGCGGTGTCCCCTTCTCAGCCTGTGAGGGTCTTGACACCCTGACTACCCAGGACAGACCTCTCAGCCCAGAGTGGGCGGCTGGGCAGACCCCTGGCCGCCCGCCAGGGTCCCCGGCTCACGGGactcctccctcccagcccttcTTCGCTGATGAGTGCAAGTTCAGGGAGACACTGCTTCCCAACAACTACAACGCCTACGAGTCGCACGAGCACCCCGGCCTGTTCATCGCGCTGAGCAAGAACGGAAGGGCCAAGAAGGGGAACCGAGTGTCGCCCACCATGAAGGTCACCCACTTCCTCCCCAGGCTGTGACCCTCCAGAgccgcctcagcctccagagactcTGGCAGGAGCTCTTTCTTTGGACGGAGAGTCGAATTCAAGAGTAGGTGTATGATAtctaaattaattatttaaatgtgtatatatggCCATCAAATTATTTATGGTTCTGTGagtgtgttttgtaatttttctggaaaagaaaagagaaaaaaatccaacaaccAAAGAGCAACTCTGACTTTTCTGGCGTGACAGGGTACAGTCTTTACCTCTGGATTTGCTTTGCTCAAGAACTTGACATGATCGTGCTGCTATTCCGTGTTGTAAAGGTGGTGACATCAGATTCTGATGGCGCCCAGCACCCAGTCTGGAAGGCCCGTCCCGGCCGCGGTTGCCAGTGCAGGGCCCGGAGCTGGGGTGTCCTCCCGCGGTGGCATCCTCCAGTGGCCGCGACTCTGTGCCCTGCTGCGGTGAGTCGGGACACACCGGTTTCCATGGGTACAGAAACACGCTGTGGAGTCCTCGCCACCTCTCCGGTTTTAGGTCTGCTAAGGCTGACCCTCCAGCTTTCCCCACCCGCCGGCCGGGAGAGACCCTCAGACAACTTTATCGACGgctctttgccttttctggatCAGCCACAGCCACGTCGCTGCAGCCACTGGGGAAAAGACAACGCCGTTGCGCACATTCCACGGAAGGGAGTCCACTCCCTGCGGGGGACTGGAGAGGGAGAAGCGGGGGTGTTTGCCCTCCAACCCCAACCCTAGTGATGAAATAGAATCCGTGATAGGAGACACTtctgaaatagaatatttttttaaaaaaatgaaagaaaaacaaaaaacaaaaaacaaaaacccaggctTGCCTGTACACAGGAGCTTTGGGCTAGAACCAGCTCTTTTAAGGGACCGTGAGGGACGCAGGCCTGCCCTGGAGCATGCTGCAGAGCGCACGCTCAGCCGCTGCCTCGGCGGGCCCGGTCGCGGAAGGCTTAGGGGCGCAGCCAAGCAGCCACCCCAAGTGGCTCTTTTTCCATATGCAACCAAAAAGGGTTGCAGATAGCGTCGGTGGGTCCCGTTCGAACCTCGTCACGTTTGAGCTATCTTTACCCCGAGATTTACTTTTAGTAAGGGCGATCATGGTGAAAATATTCGCAGACAGCTGTTACAGTGCACTATATGGTCACCAAGTaaccttatatttttctttatatattttacaaatgtaaCCCCTGTCGTTGAAGCCAGGATGGAAGAGCCAGGGTTGGGGGGGGTGGGGTTTAAAAAAAGTTCTGAGGTGATggcaaacatttaattttaatgaatgacTTTTTTGAGTTTATGCAAAATGACCTTAGCTTGCACCAGAAATGCTCCGAATGCTTCGAGACTCTGCTCCTGTGTCTCTGAACTGTCTCCCGAATTAACTTTATGGGACTCTCCAGACAGCAAGGCTGGGAAATCTGATTGGAGCTTTTGTCTTTTGCATTCCTTCTGCAAACTCTTTGTTTGAATGCAAATCATCAACTTCAAATACTATTCTTAACCGAGCCTACAGAGAAGAAGCCACTTGCCAAGCCCCTAAGACAGGACCACCCATCTGACCCTTAAACCTCTGTTCACAGTTTCATGACACCACAATGTAATAGCAATTTTTTCTGAATCTTAAACCAGACCCTAGACTCTAGGAGGGTGGAGGATGGTGAGGGTCAGAGATCTTGACGGGGGTCCTCATGGAAGACGTATCGCAGAGTAAGAACCCTGATTGTGTTAGGTGCGCGATTCTTCAGCCATGTCATCTCTGAGCACAGTCAAGAGGCCAGGAATTAACGGACCCCAGTGCAGAGGTGGCTTGTCCACCCGCAAGCCTGATCGCTGACGGTGCATCTGGCGATGTCATTGTACCTTTGAAATATTGTGAAGTTTTCGAGTTGCTGTGATGGGGATCGAGGTTTCTCTACTTACACTGTTTTCAGAATCTGTCTGTAGTTTTATACAGGTGCCAATCAATAACGTGATGTATGTGCTGTGCACATTGAGATGCTCGCTAAAAAGCAGCTTTCGTCATGGAGAAAAAGAACCCACCAGCCGCCATGCAGACAATtggaaaagacattaaaaatgctGAAAACACGCCTTGAAATGTCAAGATGTCCTTCCCTCCCCGTCACCCAGCAGACTCTTTCTATTTGAGGCTTGAACCTCGCATTGCTGGGGATGGGGGTAGGGGAGACAAATTTTAGCCAGCTGTGTCCACACAAATGCAGCCTTGAAAGCAGGCGACTTGTGGGGGGGTCACCATGATCTGAACCTTGCCGTCGATTCTCACCCTTGCAGCGGGCTGATTCACAGCCCCCTACACTGTCTCCAGCCCACTCCGTACCTCTGGCCTGGACCTGGGCTGACAGctcaggggagggagagggcagaGCTGACCATCAGAAGACAGTCTGGGGTTTTCAAACTCTAGGTCGGACACCGTCTGTGTGTCCCAACAGCACCAGGATGGACTGCGACCATCCTtccataaaaaggaaaggaagtcacGTCATTGAGTCGAGCAGAGCCGAGGGCTTCCATGGGCAAGGCACGGATGGTTTTGGAGAAGTCAAGTCTTAATTGTGCGTGCTATAGACCCACGGCTAACCTGTGCTGGGTCGTATCTGTCAGGGTGGCGGGTATCTAATGTGTCTGGAAACTGGGATTCCAGTTTACAGATTACAGTCTCTTGCCACAAAATATGCCAGGCAACTTCTCCAAAAGACCCCAAAAGG of the Sciurus carolinensis chromosome 11, mSciCar1.2, whole genome shotgun sequence genome contains:
- the Fgf4 gene encoding fibroblast growth factor 4, which translates into the protein MAGPGTAAAAVLPAVLLALLAPWADRGGAAAPTAPNGTLEAELEHRWESLLARSLARLPVASQPKEAAVQSGAGDYLLGIKRLRRLYCNVGIGFHLQVLPDGRIGGVHADTSDSLLELSPVERGIVSIFGVASRFFVAMSSKGKLYGSPFFADECKFRETLLPNNYNAYESHEHPGLFIALSKNGRAKKGNRVSPTMKVTHFLPRL